The sequence CGGTATCGTTATCCGGAACGTACTGATTCTTATACTTGGTGGAGTTATATGAATAAGGTCCGGGAACGGAATATCGGATGGCGAATTGATTACTTTGTTGTTTCAGAAAATCTTGCCTCATCGATAAAAGATGTGACCATCCACCATGAAGTACTAGGCAGCGATCATTGCCCGGTTATGTTAGAAATAAAATAGAGTATGAAGAGTCCGTTAAGTATAGATTTCTAAAAGTTAGATTAATTACCTATCCTAACTTTTAAGGGTCGCAACCTAAAGGGACTCTTTTTTTTATGTAGTTATTCAGTCTCAATTAGGTGATAATAAAAATAAATAAATCGACAAATGAGAACAAATGTTCCATAGTAAATATATACTAAATAAAAAAGGGGTAATTTTATGAAAAAGCTTATCGCTATTTACCCAGATGCAGTACAGCGAACGAAGGAAAAAGTTCATGATGACATTATTCAATTTTTAAAAACAGAGAAAGAGTTGCCAAGCTTTGATGAGTATATGAATAAGCGTAAACATTATGTTGAACAAATTTGGACGAATATTTGGATCAATAAGGCCACAAGTAGTACACCACGCCACGAAAAAAAGCAGTACTTACAGCAAAAAGGCTTTGAAACAGAAGGTGTCGATAAAAAGATTATTAATCGCTTATTTAGACAAGAAATCAAAGCTTATCAACCTTTTCCAATTGTGGAATGGTTAATTGAAACCTATGCACATAATCATGCAACTTGGCATGACCTATACATACAGGCAAGAAAACTTCATGAACAAGAGTTAGAAAAACAAGCGTTTGACAAGGAAAAACAAGGATTGATCCAAGAATTGAGCGAGTCTGTAGAAAAAATCATGATTGAATTGAAGAGTCTATTTTATTTACAAATTAGAAAGTTGGTTGCTGATAAACTGAAGCTGGATTTCCATACGAATATAAAATATCAGTGGGTCGATCCAAGTCAGATTGAAGAACGGTTAATACCGATCGGGTCATTTCAGCCTATTAAATATGAAACAATTGGTGAGTTTTTTCAAGAGTTAACAGGCCAAGTTATTCTTAGTGATGCCTGGAGGGGATATGAATATGAGGCCTATTTTGATGATTATCAAGATTATATTTATGAAAGTGTCTATCGAATTGTAATAAAAAGTTTAAAAGAGAGGCTACAGGGGGATGTTTTCGTAAAATATGATCCAAAAGTAGTCGACACTGCGTTAGGCGAATATATTCCAGGTGAGAGTAATTTATTAAGCGAGGAGTTATTTTCCCTTATATACGAAGAAAGAGTAATGGATTTATTAAATTTAGCAGAGCTTCCGTTTAATAAACAAAAACATGAAAGAATTTGGATAGAAGATATTAAATTGCGTGAGCGACGGAAGGCAGAAGCAAAGGCGGAAATTCAGCGGAAGAAAGAAGAAGAGTTGCGCATCATCCATGAAATTTTTCACGTTGAATATAATCCACCTACTGAAAGGAATGTTCGCTACATTCTACATATAGGGGAAACGAATACAGGAAAAACCTACCATGCCTTACAAAAAATGATGAAGGCTGACAGTGGAATTTATTTGGCACCTTTGCGATTATTGGCGTTAGAGGTTTATGATTACTTAAATACTCATGGAATTTCATGCTCATTAAAGACAGGTGAAGAGGAAAAAATCCAAGCAGATGCTAAACATATATCTTGCACGGTTGAAATGTTCCATGAGAGAGATCGTTATCAAGTAGTAGTGATTGACGAAGCGCAAATGATTTCAGATAAAGATCGCGGATTTTCATGGTATAAAGCCATTACAAAAGCGCAGGCAGAGGAAGTGCATATCATTGCAAGTCGAAATGCAAAAGAGATGTTAGTCGGACTCTTAGGGGATTCTGAGATTGAAATTCATGAATATAAACGAGACATTCCCTTAAAGGTTGAAAAAAAGGAATTTAAATTAAATCAAGTTAAAAAAGGGGATGCACTCATCTGCTTCTCAAGAAAAAGGGTTCTTGAAACCGCATCAAGATTACAAAATAATGGACATACTGTAAGTATGATATATGGCAGTATGCCTCCTGAAACCCGAAAAAAGCAAGTTGAAAGATTTTTTAAGGGCGAAACCAAAGTGATCGTAGCTACAGATGCCATTGGGATGGGATTAAATTTGCCGATACAACGAATCGTTTTTTTGGAAAATCAAAAGTTTGATGGAACCTCAAGGCGGGTATTAAAATCTCAAGAAGTGAAACAAATTGCTGGACGTGCAGGCCGAAAAGGAATTTATGATATTGGAAAAGTTGCTTTTACCGAAAACATCGGCTTAATGAAAAAATTATTACAGCAAGAGGACGAGCCCATTCATACCTTTACGATTGCTCCAACAAACAATATTTTTGAACGGTTTCAAAAATATTATCGAGACCTTGGAACTTTTTTTGAGCTTTGGGATAAATTTAAAAGTCCTAAAGGAACGAAGAAAGCAACTTTAGCTGAGGAAAAGGAATTATATAAACTCATTCGTGGTTCAGAATTAGAAGCAAGATTATCATTGATCGATCTATATGGTTTATTGCATTTGCCTTTTTCAACAAGAGAACCTGAGTTAATAAAACAGTGGCAAAAGACGGTTGAAGCAATCGTTGAAAAACGAGAATTGCCTGAGCCAAAAATCAAAAAACGTACATTGGAAGATCTAGAATTAACTTATAAGGCGATTGGTCTTCATTTATTATTTTTATACCGCTTAAATGAGCGGACAGAGGGCTATTATTGGGAAAGGCAGCGTTTGGAAATCAGTGACTTAGTTCATGAAAAATTAAAAACCGAGGTAAAAAAGATCCAAAAAAGATGTCGAAATTGTAATAGAACCCTGCCGTGGGAACATCGCTTTCAAATTTGTAATGACTGTTATGAACAAAAATATAGCAATTACTATGAGTATTAATCCCTTTTTACAAGCGAAAAGTAAAATGACAGGAATGAACATTTAAGATGATTTAAATCCATTTAATATTGTTCCTATATGGTACATTAAATGAGAAATATTATCGCTAGTAAATATTTTATCAAGTAACTAATAAACTAGAGGTGAATTCTGTGAGCAAAGAATTGGTAGATCGAATATATGAAGTACTTGAAGAAGTAATGGATCCTGAGTTAGGGATAGATATTGTCAACTTAGGACTGGTTTATGAAGTGGAAGTAAACGAAGAAAAACAAGCATTCATAAAAATGACGATGACCTCAATGGGATGTCCAATGGCTGGACAAATCTTAGCAGATGCGAAAATGAAAGTTTCTATGAATATAAAGGAATTAACGGATATTCAAATCGATATTGTTTGGAATCCGCCATGGGGAAAAGAGCGAATGTCTCGATATGCGAAAATCGCTCTTGGTGTACCAGAATAATAAAAAGAGACACTTGGCAGCTTGCTAAGTGTCGTTTTTGTTATTCTCTGTAACCTAAGTTCTCAGAGATTTCTTTACATGCATGTTTAATTTTTCTTGCAATGGTCGGAATTTTACTGCGTTGAATTCTTTGAATCGGACCAACGATTGAAAGGGCACTAACTACTTTACCAGTATAATCATAGATCGGTGCTGCAATTGTAATGACACCTTCGGAAAACTCCTCAATACTATATGCATAACCATCTTTTCGAATTTCATCTAAATGCTGCCGTAAAACAGTTGGGTTTGTAATCGTATTTTTTGTATATTGCTTAAGTCCATTATCGATAATTTTATCAACCATATAGTCACTACCATATGCCATTAGTACTTTTCCAGAGCTTGTACAATAAGCCGGGTTTCGTTTACCAATATGCGTTAAAAACCTTACAGGGTGAGAACATTCTACTTTTTGTAAATACACAATATCTAAATGATCAAATATTGAAATGTGAGCAGTTTCCCCAATCTGCTCTACTAGTTTATTAAGAATCGGCTGTGATTCTCGATAAACATCTATATTGCTATTCAGCACACCGCTTAATGTTAAAATTGACAAACCTAGTCGATATTTTTTCGTTTCGGAATCTTTATCAACAAATCCCTCACTAGCAAGCGTGGCCATTGTCCGGCTAACCGTACTTTTATTTAAATCTAATTGTCTAGCAATATCGGTTACTTTTTTTTCGGGTTCGTCCATTGTA is a genomic window of Niallia sp. XMNu-256 containing:
- a CDS encoding DEAD/DEAH box helicase, with the translated sequence MKKLIAIYPDAVQRTKEKVHDDIIQFLKTEKELPSFDEYMNKRKHYVEQIWTNIWINKATSSTPRHEKKQYLQQKGFETEGVDKKIINRLFRQEIKAYQPFPIVEWLIETYAHNHATWHDLYIQARKLHEQELEKQAFDKEKQGLIQELSESVEKIMIELKSLFYLQIRKLVADKLKLDFHTNIKYQWVDPSQIEERLIPIGSFQPIKYETIGEFFQELTGQVILSDAWRGYEYEAYFDDYQDYIYESVYRIVIKSLKERLQGDVFVKYDPKVVDTALGEYIPGESNLLSEELFSLIYEERVMDLLNLAELPFNKQKHERIWIEDIKLRERRKAEAKAEIQRKKEEELRIIHEIFHVEYNPPTERNVRYILHIGETNTGKTYHALQKMMKADSGIYLAPLRLLALEVYDYLNTHGISCSLKTGEEEKIQADAKHISCTVEMFHERDRYQVVVIDEAQMISDKDRGFSWYKAITKAQAEEVHIIASRNAKEMLVGLLGDSEIEIHEYKRDIPLKVEKKEFKLNQVKKGDALICFSRKRVLETASRLQNNGHTVSMIYGSMPPETRKKQVERFFKGETKVIVATDAIGMGLNLPIQRIVFLENQKFDGTSRRVLKSQEVKQIAGRAGRKGIYDIGKVAFTENIGLMKKLLQQEDEPIHTFTIAPTNNIFERFQKYYRDLGTFFELWDKFKSPKGTKKATLAEEKELYKLIRGSELEARLSLIDLYGLLHLPFSTREPELIKQWQKTVEAIVEKRELPEPKIKKRTLEDLELTYKAIGLHLLFLYRLNERTEGYYWERQRLEISDLVHEKLKTEVKKIQKRCRNCNRTLPWEHRFQICNDCYEQKYSNYYEY
- a CDS encoding metal-sulfur cluster assembly factor; this encodes MSKELVDRIYEVLEEVMDPELGIDIVNLGLVYEVEVNEEKQAFIKMTMTSMGCPMAGQILADAKMKVSMNIKELTDIQIDIVWNPPWGKERMSRYAKIALGVPE
- a CDS encoding IclR family transcriptional regulator: MGQKSTEENYLSSVKNALRILNSFTMDEPEKKVTDIARQLDLNKSTVSRTMATLASEGFVDKDSETKKYRLGLSILTLSGVLNSNIDVYRESQPILNKLVEQIGETAHISIFDHLDIVYLQKVECSHPVRFLTHIGKRNPAYCTSSGKVLMAYGSDYMVDKIIDNGLKQYTKNTITNPTVLRQHLDEIRKDGYAYSIEEFSEGVITIAAPIYDYTGKVVSALSIVGPIQRIQRSKIPTIARKIKHACKEISENLGYRE